A DNA window from Mastomys coucha isolate ucsf_1 unplaced genomic scaffold, UCSF_Mcou_1 pScaffold21, whole genome shotgun sequence contains the following coding sequences:
- the LOC116100779 gene encoding olfactory receptor 56A3, producing MTAHRNDTISTGVSDFLLNCFVRSPSWQLWLSLPLILLFLLAMGANAILLITIRMEASLHEPMYYLLSLLSMLDIVLCLTVIPKVLAIFWFDLRSIGFSAXXXXXXXXXXMESCTFMIMAFDRYIAICHPLRYPSIITDQFVVKAXXXXLVRNVLIPLPIPILSARLHYCGRNVIENCICANMSVSRLSCNDVTVNRLYQFAIGWTLLGSDLILIFLSYILILRAVLRLKAEGAVAKALSTCGSHFILILFFSTILLVFILTHAAKRKVSSDVPVLLNVLHHVIPAALNPIVYGVRTQEIKQGIK from the coding sequence ATGACAGCACACAGGAACGACACCATCTCTACTGGAGTTTCAGACTTCCTCCTAAATTGTTTTGTCAGGTCTCCCAGCTGGCAGCTCTGGCTCTCCCTGCcactcatcctcctcttcctcctagcCATGGGGGCTAATGCTATTCTTCTCATCACCATCAGGATGGAAGCCTCTCTGCACGAGCCCATGTACTacctgctcagccttctctccatGCTGGACATTGTGCTCTGCCTCACTGTCATCCCCAAAGTACTAGCCATCTTCTGGTTTGATCTCAGGTCCATTGGCTTTTCTGCCTNNNNNNNNNNNNNNNNNNNNNNNNNNNNTATGGAATCTTGCACATTTATGATCATGGCCTTTGATCGCTATATAGCTATCTGTCACCCACTGAGATATCCATCCATCATCACTGACCAATTTGTAGTCAAGGCTGNNNNNNNNNNTCTGGTCAGGAATGTCCTTATTCCTTTGCCCATCCCCATTCTCTCAGCACGACTCCATTACTGTGGGAGAAATGTCATTGAGAACTGCATCTGTGccaacatgtctgtctctagACTCTCTTGTAACGATGTCACTGTCAATCGTCTTTATCAGTTTGCTATCGGCTGGACTTTGCTGGGATCGGACCTAATCCTTATCTTCCTCTCCTATATCCTTATTCTAAGAGCTGTGCTGCGACTCAAGGCAGAGGGCGCTGTAGCCAAAGCTCTAAGCACATGTGGCTCTCACTTCATCCTTATCCTGTTTTTTAGCACCATCCTTTTGGTCTTTATCCTCACACATGCAGCTAAGAGGAAGGTCTCTTCTGATGTGCCAGTCTTGCTCAATGTCCTCCACCATGTCATCCCTGCTGCCCTTAATCCCATTGTTTATGGGGTGAGAACCCAGGAGATCAAGCAAGGAATCAAG